The following proteins come from a genomic window of Chionomys nivalis chromosome 9, mChiNiv1.1, whole genome shotgun sequence:
- the Cdc25b gene encoding M-phase inducer phosphatase 2 isoform X2, with product MEVHPQKSTPDSTLSPVRVLGGVQRPHHLSGFGSEPDGFLGSPKSAVSSSPVTTLTRTMHDLAGLGSETPKTPVGSLSFQNRLVGLSLSRRASLSSESSEASDAGLCMDSPSPMDPQKAEHAFEQTIQASSRVIQNEQFTIKRFRSLPVRLLNHSPVLQNITNSKALDSRKKNEAGCRSADSPGEDKENDGYFFRMPWKPNHPSPAQALAERVSHREAFAQRPSSAPDLMCLTPERKMEVEELSPVAQPSSFLTPVERASEEDDGFVDILENDLKGDDIVPPGMENLISAPLVKKLDKEEEQDLIMFSKCQRLFRSPSLPSSVIRPILKRLERPQDKDTPVRSKRRKSMTPLEEQQPEEPARVFRSKSLCHDIESILDSDHRELIGDYSKAFLLQTVDGKHQDLKYISPETMVALLTGKFSNIVEKFVIVDCRYPYEYEGGHIKNAVNLPLERDVETFLLQRPIVPCSLDKRIILIFHCEFSSERGPRMCRFVRERDRAANNYPSLYYPEMYILKGGYKEFFPQHPNFCEPQNYRPMNHEAFRDELRTFRLKTRSWAGERSRRELCSRLQDQ from the exons ATGGAGGTGCACCCGCAGAAGTCTACGCCGGACTCAACTCTCAGTCCGGTTCGCGTGCTCGGTGGCGTTCAGCGGCCGCACCACCTCTCAGGCTTCGGGTCGGAGCCTGATGGCTTCCTGGGGTCTCCAAAGAGCGCGGTTTCCTCTTCTCCAGTTACCACACTTACCAGAACCATGCACGACCTCGCTGGTCTCGGCAG TGAGACCCCAAAGACTCCAGTAGGAAGCCTGTCATTCCAGAACAGGCTGGTGGGCCTATCTCTGTCCAGGCGTGCCTCCCTGTCATCTGAGTCCTCTGAAGCTTCTGATGCAG gtctCTGCATGGACTCCCCCAGCCCTATGGACCCACAGAAGGCAGAGCATGC GTTCGAGCAAACCATTCAGGCATCCAGTCGGGTAATTCAAAA tgagCAGTTTACCATAAAACGCTTCCGGTCCTTGCCT GTGAGGCTGCTGAACCACAGCCCTGTGCTACAGAACATCACCAACTCCAAAGCACTGGACAGCCGGAAGAAAAACGAGGCAGGCTGCAGATCTGCCGACAGCCCCGGGGAGGACAAAGAGAAT GATGGATATTTCTTCAGGATGCCATGGAAGCCCAATCATCCCAGCCCTGCCCAAGCTCTGGCAGAGCGGGTCAGCCACAGAGAGGCCTTTGCCCAGAGACCAAGCTCAGCCCCTGACTTGATG TGTCTGACCCCTGAACGGAAGATGGAAGTAGAGGAGCTGAGTCCTGTGGCCCAGCCTTCTTCTTTCTTGACTCCTGTTGAAAGGGCTTCTGAAGAAGACGATGGATTTGTGGACATCCTGGAGAATGATTTAAAG GGTGATGACATAGTCCCCCCAGGCATGGAGAACCTCATTAGTGCCCCACTCGTCAAAAAGCTGGATAAGGAAGAGGAACAG GATCTCATCATGTTCAGCAAGTGCCAGCGGCTCTTCCGCTCTCCATCCCTGCCGAGCAGCGTGATCCGGCCCATCCTCAAGAGGCTAGAGCGACCCCAGGACAAGGACACGCCTGTCCGGAGCAAGCGCAGGAAGAGCATGacacccctggaagagcagcagcctgAAGAACCT GCCCGTGTCTTCCGCTCAAAGTCCCTGTGTCATGACATTGAAAGCATCCTGGACAGTGACCACCGTGAATTGATCGGAGATTACTCTAAG GCCTTCCTCCTGCAGACTGTGGACGGCAAACACCAAGACCTCAAATACATCTCCCCAGAAACT ATGGTGGCCCTGTTGACAGGCAAGTTCAGCAACATCGTGGAGAAATTTGTAATTGTGGACTGCAGATACCCCTATGAGTATGAAGGCGGACATATCAAG AATGCTGTGAACTTGCCTCTGGAACGGGATGTCGAGACCTTCCTGCTGCAGCGCCCCATCGTGCCTTGTAGCCTGGACAAGAGAATCATCCTCATTTTCCACTGTGAATTCTCGTCTGAGCGTGGGCCCCGCAT GTGCCGGTTTGTCAGGGAACGGGACCGTGCAGCTAACAACTACCCCAGCCTGTACTACCCTGAGATGTATATCCTCAAAGGCGGCTACAAGGAATTCTTCCCACAGCATCCG AACTTTTGTGAGCCCCAGAACTACCGGCCCATGAACCACGAGGCCTTCAGGGATGAGCTGAGGACCTTCCGCCTCAAGACACGCAGCTGGGCTGGGGAGCGGAGCCGGAGGGAGCTCTGTAGCAGGCTGCAAGACCAGTGA
- the Cdc25b gene encoding M-phase inducer phosphatase 2 isoform X3, whose product MEVHPQKSTPDSTLSPVRVLGGVQRPHHLSGFGSEPDGFLGSPKSAVSSSPVTTLTRTMHDLAGLGSETPKTPVGSLSFQNRLVGLSLSRRASLSSESSEASDAGLCMDSPSPMDPQKAEHAFEQTIQASSRVIQNEQFTIKRFRSLPVRLLNHSPVLQNITNSKALDSRKKNEDGYFFRMPWKPNHPSPAQALAERVSHREAFAQRPSSAPDLMCLTPERKMEVEELSPVAQPSSFLTPVERASEEDDGFVDILENDLKGDDIVPPGMENLISAPLVKKLDKEEEQDLIMFSKCQRLFRSPSLPSSVIRPILKRLERPQDKDTPVRSKRRKSMTPLEEQQPEEPKARVFRSKSLCHDIESILDSDHRELIGDYSKAFLLQTVDGKHQDLKYISPETMVALLTGKFSNIVEKFVIVDCRYPYEYEGGHIKNAVNLPLERDVETFLLQRPIVPCSLDKRIILIFHCEFSSERGPRMCRFVRERDRAANNYPSLYYPEMYILKGGYKEFFPQHPNFCEPQNYRPMNHEAFRDELRTFRLKTRSWAGERSRRELCSRLQDQ is encoded by the exons ATGGAGGTGCACCCGCAGAAGTCTACGCCGGACTCAACTCTCAGTCCGGTTCGCGTGCTCGGTGGCGTTCAGCGGCCGCACCACCTCTCAGGCTTCGGGTCGGAGCCTGATGGCTTCCTGGGGTCTCCAAAGAGCGCGGTTTCCTCTTCTCCAGTTACCACACTTACCAGAACCATGCACGACCTCGCTGGTCTCGGCAG TGAGACCCCAAAGACTCCAGTAGGAAGCCTGTCATTCCAGAACAGGCTGGTGGGCCTATCTCTGTCCAGGCGTGCCTCCCTGTCATCTGAGTCCTCTGAAGCTTCTGATGCAG gtctCTGCATGGACTCCCCCAGCCCTATGGACCCACAGAAGGCAGAGCATGC GTTCGAGCAAACCATTCAGGCATCCAGTCGGGTAATTCAAAA tgagCAGTTTACCATAAAACGCTTCCGGTCCTTGCCT GTGAGGCTGCTGAACCACAGCCCTGTGCTACAGAACATCACCAACTCCAAAGCACTGGACAGCCGGAAGAAAAACGAG GATGGATATTTCTTCAGGATGCCATGGAAGCCCAATCATCCCAGCCCTGCCCAAGCTCTGGCAGAGCGGGTCAGCCACAGAGAGGCCTTTGCCCAGAGACCAAGCTCAGCCCCTGACTTGATG TGTCTGACCCCTGAACGGAAGATGGAAGTAGAGGAGCTGAGTCCTGTGGCCCAGCCTTCTTCTTTCTTGACTCCTGTTGAAAGGGCTTCTGAAGAAGACGATGGATTTGTGGACATCCTGGAGAATGATTTAAAG GGTGATGACATAGTCCCCCCAGGCATGGAGAACCTCATTAGTGCCCCACTCGTCAAAAAGCTGGATAAGGAAGAGGAACAG GATCTCATCATGTTCAGCAAGTGCCAGCGGCTCTTCCGCTCTCCATCCCTGCCGAGCAGCGTGATCCGGCCCATCCTCAAGAGGCTAGAGCGACCCCAGGACAAGGACACGCCTGTCCGGAGCAAGCGCAGGAAGAGCATGacacccctggaagagcagcagcctgAAGAACCT AAGGCCCGTGTCTTCCGCTCAAAGTCCCTGTGTCATGACATTGAAAGCATCCTGGACAGTGACCACCGTGAATTGATCGGAGATTACTCTAAG GCCTTCCTCCTGCAGACTGTGGACGGCAAACACCAAGACCTCAAATACATCTCCCCAGAAACT ATGGTGGCCCTGTTGACAGGCAAGTTCAGCAACATCGTGGAGAAATTTGTAATTGTGGACTGCAGATACCCCTATGAGTATGAAGGCGGACATATCAAG AATGCTGTGAACTTGCCTCTGGAACGGGATGTCGAGACCTTCCTGCTGCAGCGCCCCATCGTGCCTTGTAGCCTGGACAAGAGAATCATCCTCATTTTCCACTGTGAATTCTCGTCTGAGCGTGGGCCCCGCAT GTGCCGGTTTGTCAGGGAACGGGACCGTGCAGCTAACAACTACCCCAGCCTGTACTACCCTGAGATGTATATCCTCAAAGGCGGCTACAAGGAATTCTTCCCACAGCATCCG AACTTTTGTGAGCCCCAGAACTACCGGCCCATGAACCACGAGGCCTTCAGGGATGAGCTGAGGACCTTCCGCCTCAAGACACGCAGCTGGGCTGGGGAGCGGAGCCGGAGGGAGCTCTGTAGCAGGCTGCAAGACCAGTGA
- the Cdc25b gene encoding M-phase inducer phosphatase 2 isoform X1 encodes MEVHPQKSTPDSTLSPVRVLGGVQRPHHLSGFGSEPDGFLGSPKSAVSSSPVTTLTRTMHDLAGLGSETPKTPVGSLSFQNRLVGLSLSRRASLSSESSEASDAGLCMDSPSPMDPQKAEHAFEQTIQASSRVIQNEQFTIKRFRSLPVRLLNHSPVLQNITNSKALDSRKKNEAGCRSADSPGEDKENDGYFFRMPWKPNHPSPAQALAERVSHREAFAQRPSSAPDLMCLTPERKMEVEELSPVAQPSSFLTPVERASEEDDGFVDILENDLKGDDIVPPGMENLISAPLVKKLDKEEEQDLIMFSKCQRLFRSPSLPSSVIRPILKRLERPQDKDTPVRSKRRKSMTPLEEQQPEEPKARVFRSKSLCHDIESILDSDHRELIGDYSKAFLLQTVDGKHQDLKYISPETMVALLTGKFSNIVEKFVIVDCRYPYEYEGGHIKNAVNLPLERDVETFLLQRPIVPCSLDKRIILIFHCEFSSERGPRMCRFVRERDRAANNYPSLYYPEMYILKGGYKEFFPQHPNFCEPQNYRPMNHEAFRDELRTFRLKTRSWAGERSRRELCSRLQDQ; translated from the exons ATGGAGGTGCACCCGCAGAAGTCTACGCCGGACTCAACTCTCAGTCCGGTTCGCGTGCTCGGTGGCGTTCAGCGGCCGCACCACCTCTCAGGCTTCGGGTCGGAGCCTGATGGCTTCCTGGGGTCTCCAAAGAGCGCGGTTTCCTCTTCTCCAGTTACCACACTTACCAGAACCATGCACGACCTCGCTGGTCTCGGCAG TGAGACCCCAAAGACTCCAGTAGGAAGCCTGTCATTCCAGAACAGGCTGGTGGGCCTATCTCTGTCCAGGCGTGCCTCCCTGTCATCTGAGTCCTCTGAAGCTTCTGATGCAG gtctCTGCATGGACTCCCCCAGCCCTATGGACCCACAGAAGGCAGAGCATGC GTTCGAGCAAACCATTCAGGCATCCAGTCGGGTAATTCAAAA tgagCAGTTTACCATAAAACGCTTCCGGTCCTTGCCT GTGAGGCTGCTGAACCACAGCCCTGTGCTACAGAACATCACCAACTCCAAAGCACTGGACAGCCGGAAGAAAAACGAGGCAGGCTGCAGATCTGCCGACAGCCCCGGGGAGGACAAAGAGAAT GATGGATATTTCTTCAGGATGCCATGGAAGCCCAATCATCCCAGCCCTGCCCAAGCTCTGGCAGAGCGGGTCAGCCACAGAGAGGCCTTTGCCCAGAGACCAAGCTCAGCCCCTGACTTGATG TGTCTGACCCCTGAACGGAAGATGGAAGTAGAGGAGCTGAGTCCTGTGGCCCAGCCTTCTTCTTTCTTGACTCCTGTTGAAAGGGCTTCTGAAGAAGACGATGGATTTGTGGACATCCTGGAGAATGATTTAAAG GGTGATGACATAGTCCCCCCAGGCATGGAGAACCTCATTAGTGCCCCACTCGTCAAAAAGCTGGATAAGGAAGAGGAACAG GATCTCATCATGTTCAGCAAGTGCCAGCGGCTCTTCCGCTCTCCATCCCTGCCGAGCAGCGTGATCCGGCCCATCCTCAAGAGGCTAGAGCGACCCCAGGACAAGGACACGCCTGTCCGGAGCAAGCGCAGGAAGAGCATGacacccctggaagagcagcagcctgAAGAACCT AAGGCCCGTGTCTTCCGCTCAAAGTCCCTGTGTCATGACATTGAAAGCATCCTGGACAGTGACCACCGTGAATTGATCGGAGATTACTCTAAG GCCTTCCTCCTGCAGACTGTGGACGGCAAACACCAAGACCTCAAATACATCTCCCCAGAAACT ATGGTGGCCCTGTTGACAGGCAAGTTCAGCAACATCGTGGAGAAATTTGTAATTGTGGACTGCAGATACCCCTATGAGTATGAAGGCGGACATATCAAG AATGCTGTGAACTTGCCTCTGGAACGGGATGTCGAGACCTTCCTGCTGCAGCGCCCCATCGTGCCTTGTAGCCTGGACAAGAGAATCATCCTCATTTTCCACTGTGAATTCTCGTCTGAGCGTGGGCCCCGCAT GTGCCGGTTTGTCAGGGAACGGGACCGTGCAGCTAACAACTACCCCAGCCTGTACTACCCTGAGATGTATATCCTCAAAGGCGGCTACAAGGAATTCTTCCCACAGCATCCG AACTTTTGTGAGCCCCAGAACTACCGGCCCATGAACCACGAGGCCTTCAGGGATGAGCTGAGGACCTTCCGCCTCAAGACACGCAGCTGGGCTGGGGAGCGGAGCCGGAGGGAGCTCTGTAGCAGGCTGCAAGACCAGTGA
- the Cdc25b gene encoding M-phase inducer phosphatase 2 isoform X4, translating into MEVHPQKSTPDSTLSPVRVLGGVQRPHHLSGFGSEPDGFLGSPKSAVSSSPVTTLTRTMHDLAGLGSETPKTPVGSLSFQNRLVGLSLSRRASLSSESSEASDAGLCMDSPSPMDPQKAEHAFEQTIQASSRVIQNEQFTIKRFRSLPVRLLNHSPVLQNITNSKALDSRKKNEAGCRSADSPGEDKENDGYFFRMPWKPNHPSPAQALAERVSHREAFAQRPSSAPDLMCLTPERKMEVEELSPVAQPSSFLTPVERASEEDDGFVDILENDLKGDDIVPPGMENLISAPLVKKLDKEEEQDLIMFSKCQRLFRSPSLPSSVIRPILKRLERPQDKDTPVRSKRRKSMTPLEEQQPEEPKARVFRSKSLCHDIESILDSDHRELIGDYSKTLPSGSPSPDATSNLSGHLIYLSLEKHFQIVSGLPPADCGRQTPRPQIHLPRNYGGPVDRQVQQHRGEICNCGLQIPL; encoded by the exons ATGGAGGTGCACCCGCAGAAGTCTACGCCGGACTCAACTCTCAGTCCGGTTCGCGTGCTCGGTGGCGTTCAGCGGCCGCACCACCTCTCAGGCTTCGGGTCGGAGCCTGATGGCTTCCTGGGGTCTCCAAAGAGCGCGGTTTCCTCTTCTCCAGTTACCACACTTACCAGAACCATGCACGACCTCGCTGGTCTCGGCAG TGAGACCCCAAAGACTCCAGTAGGAAGCCTGTCATTCCAGAACAGGCTGGTGGGCCTATCTCTGTCCAGGCGTGCCTCCCTGTCATCTGAGTCCTCTGAAGCTTCTGATGCAG gtctCTGCATGGACTCCCCCAGCCCTATGGACCCACAGAAGGCAGAGCATGC GTTCGAGCAAACCATTCAGGCATCCAGTCGGGTAATTCAAAA tgagCAGTTTACCATAAAACGCTTCCGGTCCTTGCCT GTGAGGCTGCTGAACCACAGCCCTGTGCTACAGAACATCACCAACTCCAAAGCACTGGACAGCCGGAAGAAAAACGAGGCAGGCTGCAGATCTGCCGACAGCCCCGGGGAGGACAAAGAGAAT GATGGATATTTCTTCAGGATGCCATGGAAGCCCAATCATCCCAGCCCTGCCCAAGCTCTGGCAGAGCGGGTCAGCCACAGAGAGGCCTTTGCCCAGAGACCAAGCTCAGCCCCTGACTTGATG TGTCTGACCCCTGAACGGAAGATGGAAGTAGAGGAGCTGAGTCCTGTGGCCCAGCCTTCTTCTTTCTTGACTCCTGTTGAAAGGGCTTCTGAAGAAGACGATGGATTTGTGGACATCCTGGAGAATGATTTAAAG GGTGATGACATAGTCCCCCCAGGCATGGAGAACCTCATTAGTGCCCCACTCGTCAAAAAGCTGGATAAGGAAGAGGAACAG GATCTCATCATGTTCAGCAAGTGCCAGCGGCTCTTCCGCTCTCCATCCCTGCCGAGCAGCGTGATCCGGCCCATCCTCAAGAGGCTAGAGCGACCCCAGGACAAGGACACGCCTGTCCGGAGCAAGCGCAGGAAGAGCATGacacccctggaagagcagcagcctgAAGAACCT AAGGCCCGTGTCTTCCGCTCAAAGTCCCTGTGTCATGACATTGAAAGCATCCTGGACAGTGACCACCGTGAATTGATCGGAGATTACTCTAAG ACTCTTCCCTCTGGCTCCCCTTCTCCTGACGCCACTTCAAATCTGTCCGGGCATCTGATATATCTCAGCCTTGAAAAACATTTCCAAATAGTGTCTG GCCTTCCTCCTGCAGACTGTGGACGGCAAACACCAAGACCTCAAATACATCTCCCCAGAAACT ATGGTGGCCCTGTTGACAGGCAAGTTCAGCAACATCGTGGAGAAATTTGTAATTGTGGACTGCAGATACCCCTATGA